The following proteins are encoded in a genomic region of Synechococcus sp. ROS8604:
- a CDS encoding aldolase catalytic domain-containing protein: MTFDSIVHLDCTLRDGGYYNSWQFSESLITDYLVAMKSSNIDIVEIGLRSLSNSCFKGPNAYSSESFLGSLNIPKELKVAVMVNASELVAYDDKISFIDQLFPIDAIDSHVDIVRIASNINHVHGSLSSIEYLASKGYQVCLNVMQISEANPEEVSQCLAQLSDSSLSVLYFADSLGSMNNSDIESIIDVIQSYWPNSIGIHTHDNIGLALSNTLHAIKSGVKWVDSTVTGMGRGAGNARTEELCLELALLRGDQLSILQLMALIENHFYPLKHLYKWGTNVYYYLAGKYSIHPSYIQCMLQDSRFSTPDRFSVINYLQKSSSNSFSVDALQNARQIYTENNVSGQWSPCLVLENKDVLLLATGPGVEAHKDAIRAFITKYSPVVIAYNLQTNIDSSLIDYSIACHPLRLLADLDFHLRSSVPLIAPISALPSYIRDDLKYKTVHDFGISLSSDNSFSFFENRCIVPYSLVLAYSLALTICGKANHVYMAGFDGYSADDPRNHEAETIFDLFSQVSDLDKYTSITPTRYNLNTKSVYGYI, translated from the coding sequence ATGACATTTGATTCTATAGTCCATTTAGATTGCACTCTTCGTGATGGAGGGTACTATAATTCTTGGCAATTTTCCGAAAGTCTTATTACAGACTATCTTGTTGCAATGAAGTCTTCTAATATAGATATTGTAGAAATTGGTCTTAGATCTCTAAGTAATTCTTGTTTTAAGGGGCCTAATGCATATTCTAGTGAATCCTTCCTTGGCTCTTTAAATATACCTAAAGAGTTGAAAGTAGCTGTCATGGTAAATGCCTCGGAGCTTGTAGCTTATGACGATAAAATCTCATTTATTGACCAATTATTTCCTATTGATGCAATAGATTCTCATGTTGATATAGTGAGGATTGCTTCGAATATTAATCATGTTCATGGATCTCTTTCTTCTATAGAATATCTTGCCTCGAAAGGATACCAAGTTTGTTTGAATGTCATGCAAATATCTGAAGCTAATCCTGAGGAAGTTTCACAATGTCTAGCCCAGCTTTCCGATAGTTCTTTGTCAGTTCTTTATTTTGCGGATAGCTTGGGTTCTATGAATAATAGCGATATTGAATCTATTATAGATGTTATTCAATCCTATTGGCCTAATAGTATTGGTATTCATACTCACGATAACATCGGTCTTGCATTATCAAATACCTTACATGCAATTAAGTCTGGTGTTAAATGGGTTGATTCTACTGTTACTGGCATGGGGCGAGGAGCAGGTAACGCACGAACAGAGGAACTCTGCCTTGAGTTAGCCCTTCTCAGAGGTGATCAGCTTTCCATCCTGCAGTTAATGGCACTTATTGAAAACCATTTTTATCCATTAAAGCACCTTTATAAATGGGGCACAAACGTATATTATTATCTAGCCGGTAAATATAGTATTCATCCTTCATATATTCAATGTATGTTACAAGATTCCCGTTTTTCAACGCCAGATAGGTTTTCTGTAATCAACTATTTGCAGAAATCAAGTAGTAATAGTTTTTCTGTTGATGCGCTTCAAAATGCAAGGCAAATCTACACTGAAAATAATGTTTCTGGTCAATGGTCACCATGTCTTGTCTTAGAGAATAAAGATGTACTCCTATTAGCTACTGGACCTGGTGTTGAAGCTCACAAGGATGCTATTCGAGCTTTTATAACTAAGTATTCACCTGTTGTAATAGCCTATAATTTACAAACAAATATTGATTCATCTCTTATTGATTATTCAATCGCATGCCATCCTTTGCGATTACTTGCAGATCTTGATTTTCATTTGAGATCTTCTGTACCGTTAATTGCTCCAATTTCCGCTCTACCCTCTTATATAAGAGATGACTTAAAGTATAAGACTGTCCATGACTTTGGCATATCATTGTCATCGGATAATTCTTTTTCGTTTTTTGAGAATCGTTGCATTGTCCCTTACTCTCTTGTTCTAGCCTATTCCCTTGCATTGACTATTTGTGGCAAAGCCAATCATGTGTATATGGCAGGCTTTGATGGCTATAGTGCAGATGATCCACGTAATCATGAAGCAGAAACCATATTTGATCTCTTTTCTCAAGTTTCAGATTTAGATAAATATACTTCCATTACTCCTACACGTTATAATCTTAACACTAAAAGTGTCTATGGATATATTTAA
- a CDS encoding cytidylyltransferase domain-containing protein — protein sequence MENTIKVPSRKVVAFLPCRSGSQRVPKKNIKPIAHFDYGLIQIKINQLIEANMVDSIFLSTNDQLILEYASSIKSAKLCIHRRSEDLCTNATSTDDLILHASKCIPNAHILWTHVTSPFVSSKCYDKLIKSYFEALSEGYDSLMTTSLIRNFVWNDSAPLNYNRTIEKWPRTQTLPRLYEVNSAAFIASSIVYNEFSDRIGKKPLLYVLDQFKSFDVDWPDDFTFAEQLIKSDIIEL from the coding sequence ATGGAAAACACTATTAAGGTTCCTTCTCGAAAAGTTGTTGCATTTCTTCCCTGTCGGAGTGGTAGTCAAAGAGTACCAAAAAAGAATATTAAGCCTATTGCCCACTTCGATTATGGTCTTATTCAAATCAAAATTAATCAACTTATTGAAGCAAATATGGTAGATTCAATCTTTTTATCGACCAATGATCAGCTTATTTTGGAATATGCAAGTTCTATTAAATCAGCAAAATTGTGTATCCATCGCAGATCCGAGGATTTATGCACTAATGCAACGAGTACTGATGATTTAATTCTTCATGCGTCAAAATGTATTCCTAATGCCCACATATTGTGGACTCACGTAACATCTCCTTTTGTATCTTCTAAGTGCTATGATAAACTTATTAAATCATATTTTGAAGCATTAAGTGAGGGATACGATTCGCTCATGACTACTTCCTTGATACGTAACTTTGTTTGGAATGATAGCGCACCTTTAAATTATAATAGAACTATTGAAAAATGGCCTCGTACCCAAACACTTCCACGGCTGTACGAAGTCAATAGTGCTGCTTTCATTGCGTCATCAATTGTTTACAATGAATTTAGTGATAGGATTGGGAAAAAACCTTTATTATATGTTTTAGATCAATTTAAGTCTTTTGATGTAGATTGGCCTGATGACTTTACTTTCGCCGAGCAGCTTATCAAATCTGATATTATTGAATTATGA
- a CDS encoding HAD family hydrolase, which produces MRHDMSSYKTFIFDCDGVILNSNNVKTKAFWDSVIDFGEDKARKLVEYHKSRGGISRYIKFEYFIDNIISLSDFQLSRQSLLDILLDRYSFNVINGLLNCQISEHLGRLRYKYNDVKWVVVSGGDQKELHSVFESRSIKSLFDGGIFGSPDSKDIILKREILTNTLIKPAIFFGDSAYDYMVSSRFGLDFCFISDWSEIRNKHQFISDKNLYSVKNLGVFLEEVYV; this is translated from the coding sequence ATGAGACACGATATGTCATCTTATAAAACTTTTATTTTTGATTGCGATGGAGTAATCTTAAACTCTAATAATGTTAAAACTAAGGCATTCTGGGATTCTGTGATTGACTTTGGTGAGGATAAGGCTCGTAAACTCGTTGAATATCATAAATCTAGAGGTGGTATATCTAGATATATAAAGTTTGAATACTTTATTGATAATATTATTTCTTTATCGGATTTTCAGCTTTCTAGACAATCTTTGCTTGATATTCTTCTTGATCGCTATTCCTTCAATGTAATCAATGGCTTGTTAAATTGTCAGATTTCTGAGCATTTAGGCAGATTGCGATATAAATACAATGATGTTAAATGGGTAGTAGTTTCTGGTGGTGACCAGAAAGAGTTACATTCTGTCTTCGAAAGTCGTTCTATCAAGTCTTTGTTTGATGGTGGCATATTTGGTAGTCCTGATTCCAAAGATATTATTCTAAAGCGTGAGATTTTAACCAATACTTTAATTAAACCAGCAATCTTTTTCGGTGATAGCGCTTATGATTATATGGTTTCATCACGTTTTGGCCTTGACTTCTGTTTTATTTCTGATTGGAGTGAGATTAGGAATAAGCATCAATTCATTAGCGATAAGAATTTGTATTCCGTAAAAAACCTGGGGGTATTTCTTGAAGAAGTTTATGTTTAG